A portion of the Actomonas aquatica genome contains these proteins:
- a CDS encoding glycoside hydrolase family 26 protein: MVNRLSLRRGLGLLSALWAVGALASAWAAPEPVDRDATPETRALLAKLHWIGWESGQVMFGQEFPLSYDRREVGYLDVEQSDIKDVVGDHPAVHGSDFHFLIDKDRHERFAHLRAARRAYADGAMVTLDYHWLGRYGASHNWDERDAQILHHVVTGDDSTGDVTWFYEQLDEVVRVINEELGFPIVFRPLHEMNGNWFWWGSRLEGGPTTYAQAYRILVDYIRARTDLVLFAWSPDKSLATEYYPGDDYVDVIGIDGYGPGREGNDHFTVEAMVAVLEAATDFAAEHGKVAAFTETGYHTHGEIAYHTEQPDWWTRSVLEPIYASEKARRIAWILTWINAHWSGPYTPHAESPAASQDAFRAFHADPRTLFQRDVAKLKLYEPPAEQ; this comes from the coding sequence ATGGTGAATCGTCTCTCTCTTCGACGTGGGTTGGGTCTGCTGAGCGCGCTTTGGGCGGTCGGCGCGTTGGCGTCGGCGTGGGCCGCGCCCGAGCCGGTCGACCGCGACGCTACGCCCGAGACGCGGGCGCTGTTGGCCAAGCTGCACTGGATCGGCTGGGAGAGCGGCCAGGTGATGTTTGGGCAGGAGTTCCCCCTCAGCTACGATCGCCGCGAGGTGGGTTACCTCGATGTGGAGCAGTCGGACATCAAGGACGTCGTGGGCGATCATCCGGCGGTGCACGGGTCGGACTTCCACTTCCTCATCGATAAGGATCGCCACGAACGTTTCGCCCACCTGCGGGCCGCGCGCCGCGCCTACGCCGATGGCGCCATGGTCACGCTCGATTACCATTGGCTCGGCCGTTACGGCGCTTCGCACAACTGGGACGAGCGCGACGCCCAGATCCTCCATCACGTCGTGACCGGCGATGACTCCACCGGCGACGTGACCTGGTTCTACGAGCAACTCGATGAGGTCGTGCGTGTCATCAACGAGGAGCTGGGGTTTCCCATCGTGTTTCGCCCGCTGCACGAGATGAACGGCAATTGGTTCTGGTGGGGCAGCCGATTGGAGGGCGGGCCGACCACCTACGCGCAGGCCTACCGAATCCTCGTCGACTACATCCGTGCGCGCACCGACCTCGTGCTCTTCGCCTGGTCGCCCGACAAGTCACTCGCGACCGAATATTATCCGGGCGACGACTACGTGGATGTCATCGGGATCGACGGCTACGGTCCGGGTCGCGAGGGCAATGACCACTTCACCGTCGAAGCCATGGTAGCGGTGCTCGAAGCTGCGACGGACTTCGCCGCCGAGCACGGCAAGGTCGCCGCCTTCACCGAGACGGGTTACCACACCCACGGCGAAATCGCCTACCACACCGAGCAACCCGACTGGTGGACGCGCAGCGTGCTTGAGCCGATTTATGCGTCCGAGAAAGCCCGGCGTATCGCGTGGATCCTTACCTGGATCAACGCCCACTGGTCCGGTCCCTACACCCCGCACGCCGAATCGCCCGCCGCTTCGCAGGACGCCTTCCGCGCCTTCCACGCCGACCCCCGCACCCTCTTCCAACGCGACGTCGCGAAGCTCAAGCTCTACGAACCGCCCGCCGAGCAGTGA
- a CDS encoding YheT family hydrolase, protein MPLIESSYRPPWWLRSGHGLSIVPAVWRRVPELNAVRERIATPDADFLDLDIVRQGAPRVAILSHGLEGSSQSVYIRGMARALGRAGWDVIAWNCRGCSGELNRQLRFYHSGASEDLAVVVDHALAQSTWQEVALVGFSLGGNMTLKYLGERGAAVDPRIRTAVTFSVPCDLTASSERLAHWSNRLYMERFMRTLRAKVREKAPRFPGQLATAGLEAMRTFADFDEHYTAPLHGFAGARDYWARCGSIRFLDAIRVRTLLVNARDDPFLAGRCWPEDVARDHAWLHLETPKHGGHVGFVGRGGGSDDEYWSETRAVTFLNR, encoded by the coding sequence ATGCCTTTGATTGAATCGAGTTATCGGCCGCCGTGGTGGTTGCGGAGTGGGCATGGGTTGTCGATCGTGCCGGCGGTGTGGCGTCGGGTGCCGGAGCTGAACGCGGTGCGGGAACGCATCGCGACGCCGGATGCGGATTTTCTCGATCTGGATATCGTCCGCCAAGGTGCGCCGCGGGTCGCGATCCTGTCGCATGGCCTGGAGGGCAGTTCGCAGTCGGTCTACATCCGGGGTATGGCGCGGGCGCTGGGACGCGCGGGCTGGGATGTGATCGCGTGGAACTGCCGCGGCTGCAGCGGTGAACTCAATCGCCAACTCCGTTTTTATCACAGCGGCGCGAGTGAGGATCTGGCGGTGGTGGTGGACCACGCGCTGGCTCAGTCGACCTGGCAGGAGGTGGCGCTGGTGGGGTTCAGTCTCGGCGGCAACATGACGCTCAAATACCTCGGCGAGCGCGGCGCGGCGGTCGACCCGCGTATCCGCACGGCGGTGACGTTTTCGGTGCCTTGTGATCTGACGGCGAGCTCGGAGCGATTGGCCCACTGGAGCAACCGGCTCTACATGGAGCGGTTCATGCGCACGCTGCGGGCCAAGGTGCGGGAAAAGGCGCCGCGCTTTCCGGGGCAGCTGGCGACGGCCGGCTTGGAGGCGATGCGCACCTTTGCCGACTTCGACGAGCACTACACCGCGCCGCTGCACGGTTTCGCCGGAGCCCGCGATTATTGGGCGCGGTGCGGCAGTATCCGTTTTCTGGATGCGATCCGCGTGCGCACGCTGCTGGTCAATGCGCGCGATGATCCGTTCCTGGCCGGCCGCTGCTGGCCGGAGGACGTAGCCCGCGACCACGCCTGGCTGCACCTGGAGACCCCAAAGCACGGCGGCCACGTCGGCTTCGTCGGCCGCGGCGGAGGAAGCGACGATGAATACTGGTCCGAAACCCGCGCCGTGACCTTCCTGAATCGGTGA
- a CDS encoding hybrid sensor histidine kinase/response regulator, translating into MSSPFHPLASFGDLGVTTPGLALLSADAMPALLLGGVAVAGLAGCALMWTRARRSRQHEQRLQTDLDAQSAAAATLTRRVAELEQLNTDLERRLGEGARAQHESESQFRMLVDGLRDYCLIMLDPEGRVMSWNDVAARAKRFSAQEVVGKSLDCFYPPADAANGCPAIDLREAVRTGRLETRSPRRRGDGTIYPAHVVLNPLHDEQGQLQGFVMVIRDLSQEQEAKQALDHQQGLLETILENLAEGVVACDAEGRLTFFNKVAREWHGQDIAPTEPTEWGSTYDLYESDGSTRLPADRVPLLRALRGERVRAAEMTIVVPGRAPRFLLAAGDPLLDADGNKLGAVVVLHDITERKQAEATSLRAQRMESIGMLAGGIAHDLNNALAPVLMAIELLKSRYPESSSIIEAMEVSSNRGADMVKQLLSFAKGASAKHVTVKLRHLANEIHKLVGNTFPKNIAVTFDYPPDLAPVHGDPTQLHQVLLNLCVNARDAMPDGGELVLKMRNVSLTAETVPVGARLDPGDYVRVEVRDTGTGISPDILPYVFEPFFSTKETGKGTGLGLATAMSIVRDHNGELLLDSTVGEGTTFTLFVPTLESLATDETRSPFAEPLMKGDGRLVLLVDDQASIREVGRNVISGLGFRVIAAANGNEALKILQDQGNAIDLIITDRDMPEMGGATLISHARDLAQRAQFIIASGYMNKEEVEELRELGVAAVLQKPFAQRDLVRVLRHVLSGRQEMEFSRTPWG; encoded by the coding sequence ATGTCCTCCCCTTTCCATCCTCTCGCGAGCTTTGGCGACCTTGGTGTGACCACACCAGGGCTGGCCCTGCTGTCCGCCGACGCGATGCCCGCGCTGCTGTTGGGCGGCGTCGCGGTGGCCGGTCTCGCAGGCTGTGCGCTGATGTGGACCCGCGCCCGCCGCTCACGCCAGCACGAGCAACGCCTCCAGACCGACCTCGACGCCCAGTCCGCCGCCGCCGCCACCCTCACGCGCCGCGTGGCCGAACTGGAGCAACTCAACACCGACCTCGAACGCCGCCTTGGCGAGGGCGCCCGCGCCCAGCACGAGAGCGAATCCCAATTCCGCATGCTGGTCGACGGCCTGCGCGATTACTGCCTCATCATGCTCGATCCCGAGGGTCGCGTGATGAGCTGGAACGACGTCGCGGCCCGCGCCAAACGCTTCAGCGCGCAGGAGGTTGTCGGCAAATCGCTCGACTGTTTTTACCCGCCCGCCGACGCCGCCAACGGCTGCCCCGCGATCGACCTGCGCGAGGCCGTGCGCACCGGTCGCCTCGAGACGCGTTCCCCGCGCCGCCGCGGCGACGGCACCATTTACCCTGCCCACGTCGTCCTCAACCCGCTGCACGACGAGCAGGGCCAGTTGCAGGGCTTCGTCATGGTCATCCGCGACCTGAGTCAGGAGCAGGAGGCGAAGCAGGCGCTCGACCATCAACAGGGCCTGCTCGAAACCATCCTCGAAAACCTCGCCGAGGGCGTGGTCGCCTGCGACGCCGAGGGACGGTTGACCTTCTTCAACAAGGTGGCCCGCGAGTGGCACGGCCAGGATATCGCCCCGACCGAACCAACGGAGTGGGGCTCCACCTACGATCTCTACGAGAGCGACGGCAGCACCCGCCTGCCCGCCGACCGTGTGCCCTTGCTGCGCGCCCTACGCGGTGAGCGCGTGCGCGCCGCCGAGATGACCATCGTCGTGCCGGGCCGCGCCCCCCGTTTCCTGCTCGCCGCGGGTGATCCGTTGTTGGATGCCGACGGCAACAAGCTCGGCGCCGTCGTGGTGTTGCACGATATCACCGAGCGCAAACAGGCCGAAGCCACTTCCCTGCGCGCGCAACGTATGGAGAGCATCGGCATGCTCGCCGGCGGCATCGCCCACGACCTCAACAACGCCCTCGCGCCCGTGCTCATGGCGATCGAGTTGCTCAAGTCCCGCTACCCGGAATCGAGCTCCATCATCGAAGCCATGGAAGTGAGCAGCAACCGCGGCGCCGACATGGTCAAACAGCTCCTCAGCTTCGCCAAGGGCGCCAGCGCCAAGCACGTCACCGTCAAGCTGCGCCACCTTGCCAACGAGATCCACAAACTGGTCGGCAATACCTTCCCCAAAAACATCGCCGTCACCTTCGACTACCCGCCCGACCTCGCGCCCGTGCACGGCGATCCCACCCAGTTGCATCAGGTGCTGCTCAATCTCTGCGTGAATGCGCGCGACGCCATGCCCGACGGCGGCGAACTCGTGCTGAAGATGCGCAACGTGAGCCTCACCGCCGAGACCGTGCCGGTCGGCGCCCGACTCGATCCCGGCGACTACGTGCGCGTCGAGGTGCGCGACACCGGCACCGGCATTTCGCCGGACATCCTGCCCTACGTTTTCGAACCGTTTTTCAGCACCAAGGAGACGGGCAAGGGCACGGGCCTCGGTCTCGCCACCGCCATGAGTATCGTGCGCGACCACAACGGCGAGTTGTTGCTCGATTCCACCGTCGGCGAAGGCACCACCTTCACGCTCTTCGTGCCCACGCTCGAATCGCTCGCGACCGACGAAACCCGCTCGCCCTTTGCCGAACCGTTGATGAAGGGCGACGGCCGCCTCGTCCTGCTGGTCGACGATCAGGCTTCGATCCGCGAAGTCGGCCGCAACGTGATCAGCGGTCTCGGCTTCCGGGTCATCGCCGCCGCCAACGGTAACGAAGCGCTCAAAATCCTGCAGGACCAAGGCAATGCGATCGACCTCATCATCACCGATCGCGACATGCCGGAAATGGGGGGCGCGACGTTGATCAGCCACGCCCGCGACCTCGCGCAGCGCGCGCAGTTCATCATCGCCAGTGGTTACATGAACAAGGAGGAGGTGGAGGAGTTGCGGGAGCTCGGCGTCGCCGCCGTGCTGCAAAAACCCTTCGCCCAACGCGACCTCGTGCGCGTCCTGCGCCACGTTCTCTCCGGCCGCCAGGAAATGGAATTCTCCCGCACCCCGTGGGGCTGA
- a CDS encoding fasciclin domain-containing protein, translated as MKLNKLILGLGLGCLLAASTAFAAHYTPIRFVAELSGDNEVPAVSTDATGTAELWLYPETNTYTLSVTTTGLSGAITGSHIHEAAAGSNGAVAIGLGDFSSYTAAAGGFYAGTFSGDYDGDLEALLAGEAYVNIHTAINPGGELRGQLNRQIDGRITALNYSARGLINPGNGRVGTIIGGFVLGTETKVLIRAMGESLQDFGINNALPDAAIELYNSGEVLIASNDDWKLTQSANVQSTGFAPLVDSDAAIVATLPAGSYTTQVDSSKGAGVAVLEVYVLGMDDLVAVLSATGQHDTLVAAIEAAGLDGVLMGPGPFTVFAPTDAAFAALPAGTLDNLLLPANVADLQSLLLYHVLSGSVMAGDLSDNLSVSTLQGSDVTITLPASGPMVNAAAITEVDIQTSNGVIHSIDSVLMP; from the coding sequence ATGAAACTGAACAAACTGATCCTTGGCCTGGGACTTGGCTGCCTACTTGCCGCAAGCACCGCCTTTGCCGCCCACTATACGCCCATCCGCTTCGTCGCGGAACTGAGCGGCGACAACGAGGTGCCAGCCGTCTCGACCGACGCTACCGGCACGGCCGAGCTGTGGCTCTACCCGGAGACCAACACCTACACCTTGTCCGTCACCACGACGGGCCTCAGCGGAGCCATCACCGGTTCCCACATTCATGAGGCCGCCGCCGGCTCCAACGGCGCCGTGGCCATCGGTCTCGGTGACTTCTCGTCCTATACCGCCGCCGCCGGTGGTTTCTACGCCGGCACCTTCAGCGGTGACTACGATGGCGACCTGGAGGCCCTGCTCGCCGGTGAGGCCTACGTGAACATCCACACCGCGATAAATCCCGGTGGTGAACTTCGCGGTCAGCTCAACCGCCAGATCGACGGTCGCATCACCGCGCTCAATTACTCCGCCCGCGGCCTCATCAATCCCGGCAATGGCCGCGTGGGCACCATCATCGGTGGTTTTGTGCTCGGCACCGAAACCAAGGTCCTCATCCGCGCCATGGGCGAGAGCCTGCAGGACTTCGGCATCAACAATGCCCTGCCCGACGCCGCCATCGAGCTCTACAACAGCGGCGAAGTTTTGATCGCCAGCAACGATGATTGGAAGCTGACCCAGTCGGCCAACGTGCAGAGCACCGGCTTTGCGCCGCTCGTCGACAGTGATGCCGCCATCGTGGCCACCCTCCCGGCCGGCTCCTACACCACTCAGGTGGACTCCTCCAAGGGCGCCGGTGTCGCCGTGCTCGAGGTGTATGTGCTCGGCATGGACGACCTCGTCGCCGTGCTCTCCGCCACCGGCCAACACGACACGCTGGTCGCCGCGATCGAAGCCGCCGGTCTCGACGGCGTGCTCATGGGCCCGGGTCCGTTCACGGTCTTCGCGCCGACCGACGCTGCCTTTGCCGCGTTGCCGGCGGGCACCCTCGACAACCTGCTCCTCCCGGCCAACGTGGCCGACCTGCAGTCCCTCCTGCTCTACCACGTGCTCTCGGGCTCGGTGATGGCGGGTGACCTGAGCGACAACCTCTCTGTCTCGACCCTGCAGGGCAGCGACGTGACCATCACGCTGCCGGCCAGCGGTCCGATGGTGAATGCCGCCGCGATCACCGAGGTCGACATCCAGACCTCCAACGGCGTCATCCACAGCATCGACTCCGTGCTGATGCCGTAA